GGTAAAAAATATGAATATACCAACTTATAAAATTGTTTGAATGGGAAATAAACCTTTATACGTAATGCAATGTTTAGAATGCAAAGAAATAATTGAATTAGAAATGAAATCATGTCCTTTATGTAAATTTAAAGAACATTGTTGTCCTGGATATTTTACAACTGCAGATGTTAAGCATTGTGAATTCCATGAAGCAGTAATTTATATGCCTATGATTTTAAAAATAAAAGACAAATATATAGAAAAAAAGGAATAACCCAATGCAAAAGAAACAAATTAAAATACTACAAGAGTTTTTTGATTTAGTAGAAAGTGGAATTAAAACTTTTGAATTAAGAAAAGACCCAAATCTTGAAGGAATAAATGAATTAGTAGTTATAGAGCATATATGCTCAAATGATATTACAAATAGAGATATTGTGATTATGCAAATTGTCCTATAATCACTGATGACTGCATAAGTGATAGATTAACAGTTAAAATGACTAAAAAAGATTTAAGTGTTTATGAGATAGTAAGAAAAATAAACCAAAGATTAAATTGAATTTTAAATCTTGGAGGTTATGCTAAACTTTCTATTGAAGAAAATAAAGAAATGTTAATGTTAATTAATGTTGATAAGTTCTTAATAGAATATACAAAAGATAATAAACCTTTTTATTGATATGATGTTGAAATTATAAAGGAGTAATACGAAAGAATTTGAAGCAATTATAACTGAATGTGACAGCGGACATACAACCTTATGAAGCGAGTATGGTTTAGGTAAAAGTGAAGGATGAGAACAGATAGATACAACTCATATTGACACTTGTAAATTATGTGGTAATCAGATATGTCCACAATGCGAAAATAATGCAGATAAAAATGAAGAATATTGTTCAAAACAATGTGAACATGATTCAAAAGATTATAGCTAAAGAAGGAAAAAGAAATGAAAGAACAAATTAAAGAATTTAACAAATTAGTAGAGGAAAATAACTTGGATCTACAATTAGTAGGAAGTAATCCTTTATTATATACAAAGAAAAGATGGATTTACTATAACATTCATAAAAGATGGAAATGTAACAGAGTTATTTAATTTTATACAAGGTTTAAAATTTGAATTAAATTTATTAACACATGATTAATCGAATTAATGGTTTAAATAGTAAAGAAGTCAAACAATGTAGAGAGTGCAAGTTTTAGAAGCAATATTTAAAGAATTATTAAAAGGAGAATAGAATAATGGCGACAAG
This region of Mesoplasma melaleucae genomic DNA includes:
- a CDS encoding DUF3850 domain-containing protein, whose amino-acid sequence is MQKKQIKILQEFFDLVESGIKTFELRKDPNLEGINELVVIEHICSNDITNRDIVIMQIVL